Genomic segment of Arachis hypogaea cultivar Tifrunner chromosome 11, arahy.Tifrunner.gnm2.J5K5, whole genome shotgun sequence:
attaatgtgtgatgccagtgactatgCTATAGGGGCTGTCATGGGATAGGGACAAGACAAGCttatgcacgtcatttactatgcaagtcgtattctaaatgatgcacagaagaattatacCACTATAGAGAAGGAATTGCTGGCTGTTATTTATGcaattgataagtttagatcctatttaattAGTTCcaaggttattatttatactgaccatgctactcttaagtaccttctaaccaagcaggaCTCTAAACCAAGATTGATCAGATGGGTACTACTTCTTTAgaaatttgacattgagattagagACAGGAAGGGAtcagaaaaccaagtggcaaaTCACCTGTCCAGGATTGAGGCTGAAGGAAGGACGCCACTCCAAACTGCTGTGACTGAGACCTTCCTAAACGAGTACTTCTTTATAATTCAGAGGGCcccatggtttacagacattgtaaactataatgccgtgaggttcattcccaaagagtacaCCAAGCAACAAGTTAGAAAGCTTTTACaagatgccaagtactacttgtgggatgaaccctacctTTTCAAGAGATGTTCAGATGGGATGATCAGACGTTGTATCTCAGAGCAGGAAGCCCAGTAGATCCTTTGGCACTGTCACggttctgagtatggaggccactttgggaGAGAAAGAACAGCCACCAAGTTACTTCAaagtggattctactggccaaccctCTTCAGAGACTCACGGCAATTTGTAAGAAATTATGACAAGTGTCAAGGAGGCAGGAACCTTCCTCACAATCACGAAATGCCACAGTAAGAGATTCTGGAGAttgaattatttgatgtatggaaAATTGATTTCTTGGGACCTTTTTCACCCTCATTTTAGAACACCTACatcttggtggcagtggactatgtgtctaaatggggGAGGCAATAACATCACCCACTTATGACACCCGAGTCATGCTGAACTTCTTGCAGAAGTACATTTTCAGTGATGGAGGTAGCCACTTTTACAATAAACAGCTGGACTCACTTCTGCAAAGGTATGGAGTCTATCACAAGGTGGAAACCccctatcacccacagacaagtGGACAAGCTGAGGTCTCAAATAGGAAACTCAAGAGAATCTTAGAGAAGACAGTGAGTACCTCAAGAAAGGACTGGACAAGGAGACTTGATGATGCTTTCTGGGCGTACATGACAGCTTTCAATACCCCTATTAGAATGTCCCGATACCAGGTAGTCTACGTTAAAGCCTGTCATTTGCCAGTGGAGTTGGAGCACAGAGTATATTGGGTAACAAAGTTCCTGAACTTTGACATCAAAGCTGTAGGAGAGAAAAGGCTACTTCAACTGagtgagcttgatgaattcagacaCTCttcttatgagaatgccaagctctacaaAGAAAAGGCCAAAAAGTGGCACGATAGAAAGATAGCTTCAAGAGTATTTGAGCCTGGCCAGAAGGTTTTATTATTTAACTCTCAACTCAAACTCTTTCTTGGGAAGCTTAAGTTAAGATGGTCAGGACCCTTCTTCGTCATTGGAGTGTCACCCTATGGTCATGTTGAACTTCAAGATAGAAACTCAGACAACAAGTTCATAGTCAATGGCTAAAGGGTGAAACACTACCTTGGAAATGAGATTGATCGCTAGAGAATCACCCATCTTCTAACATAGCAGATgtgaatgtcaagctaatgacagtaaaaaagtgcttgttgggaggcaacccaaccataagtatCCTTTAGTTTGTTTAAGattatttcagttttattttattttgatttcaattcatttcatttttcattaATTTCCATAGTTTTCCTAGATTTTCTAGCATTTGTGGTCATACTCAATACTCAGAACAGGGACAGGAggacaaaaatagaaaaacagaacaccctggatgACCTACACTGTGGGCGGTAAACGCCAGGGAGGGCGTTTAGCACCACCAAAGGGTGACTTCCATACCAAATCTCCTAAATCTCACATCATATCACCCTATTTtcatttcatatctttttcataccacatcttttttattttatacaccctccatctc
This window contains:
- the LOC112721296 gene encoding uncharacterized protein, producing the protein MGEAITSPTYDTRVMLNFLQKYIFSDGGSHFYNKQLDSLLQRYGVYHKVETPYHPQTSGQAEVSNRKLKRILEKTVSTSRKDWTRRLDDAFWAYMTAFNTPIRMSRYQVVYVKACHLPVELEHRVYWVTKFLNFDIKAVGEKRLLQLSELDEFRHSSYENAKLYKEKAKKWHDRKIASRVFEPGQKVLLFNSQLKLFLGKLKLRWSGPFFVIGVSPYGHVELQDRNSDNKFIVNG